A window from Pyrococcus yayanosii CH1 encodes these proteins:
- the mmdA gene encoding methylmalonyl-CoA decarboxylase subunit alpha, producing the protein MSMEEKVKELYERKKKIMEMGGEEAIKKQHEKGKLTARERIELLLDPGSFVEIGMFVKHRATEFGMDKRELPADGVITGYGTIDGRLVFVYSQDFTVMGGSLGEMHAMKIKRIMELALEAGAPVIGLNDSGGARIQEGVDSLKGYGEIFKMNTILSGVVPQITAIMGPCAGGAVYSPAIGDFILMVDNPSTFMFITGPQVVKAVTGVDVTPVQLGGAMVHAQRSGQAHLVGKNDEEVLALIRRLLSYLPSNNMEKPPRVKTSDSPFRRTENLYNIVPDDPNKGYDVRQVIYEIVDRDEDGNPDFLELQPYFAPNAVIGFGRMNGQTVGIVANNPIHLAGVLDIDSSDKIARFVRFCDAFNIPIVTLVDVPGYLPGVDQESRGIIRHGAKVLYAYAEATVPMVTVILRKAYGGAYLAMGSKHLGADFVFAWPTAEIAVMGPEGAANIIFRKEIAKAENPEEFRKQKIKEYREKFANPYVAAARGYIDDVIDPAETRAKIILALEALEGKRVKLPPKKHGNIPL; encoded by the coding sequence ATGAGCATGGAGGAGAAGGTTAAAGAGCTATACGAACGGAAAAAGAAGATAATGGAAATGGGTGGAGAGGAGGCCATCAAAAAGCAGCATGAGAAAGGAAAGCTGACCGCTAGAGAAAGAATCGAGCTCCTTCTCGACCCCGGAAGCTTCGTCGAAATAGGAATGTTCGTGAAGCACAGGGCCACCGAGTTTGGCATGGATAAGAGGGAACTGCCAGCTGATGGCGTAATCACAGGCTACGGAACAATCGACGGCAGACTTGTCTTCGTCTACTCGCAGGACTTCACGGTGATGGGCGGCTCCCTCGGCGAGATGCACGCCATGAAGATTAAGCGCATCATGGAGCTCGCTCTCGAGGCTGGAGCGCCAGTTATAGGCCTCAACGATTCTGGTGGAGCGAGAATTCAGGAGGGCGTTGACTCCCTCAAAGGCTACGGTGAGATATTCAAGATGAACACCATTCTCAGTGGCGTCGTTCCCCAGATAACGGCCATCATGGGGCCCTGTGCCGGAGGAGCCGTTTACAGCCCTGCCATAGGTGACTTCATACTCATGGTGGATAATCCCTCAACCTTCATGTTCATCACCGGTCCGCAGGTCGTGAAGGCCGTTACGGGTGTCGATGTTACGCCGGTCCAGCTTGGTGGTGCCATGGTTCACGCCCAGCGCTCAGGCCAGGCACACCTCGTGGGCAAAAATGACGAGGAAGTTTTGGCCTTGATTAGGAGGCTTCTCAGCTACCTCCCCTCCAACAATATGGAGAAGCCGCCTCGCGTGAAGACAAGCGACTCCCCCTTCAGGAGGACCGAGAACCTCTATAATATCGTGCCGGATGACCCCAACAAGGGCTACGACGTCAGGCAGGTCATTTACGAGATAGTTGACCGCGATGAGGACGGCAACCCGGACTTCCTTGAGCTCCAGCCCTACTTCGCCCCTAACGCCGTCATAGGCTTTGGAAGGATGAACGGTCAGACCGTGGGGATTGTAGCTAACAACCCCATTCACCTTGCGGGTGTGCTCGACATAGACAGCTCCGACAAGATCGCGAGGTTCGTCCGCTTCTGCGATGCCTTCAACATTCCCATAGTTACCCTCGTTGACGTGCCGGGTTACTTGCCGGGCGTTGATCAGGAAAGCAGGGGAATCATAAGGCACGGGGCTAAAGTTCTTTACGCCTACGCCGAGGCAACCGTTCCGATGGTAACGGTTATCCTCAGGAAGGCTTACGGTGGAGCATACCTCGCGATGGGAAGCAAGCACCTTGGAGCGGACTTCGTCTTCGCCTGGCCTACAGCAGAGATAGCAGTTATGGGTCCGGAGGGAGCGGCCAATATAATCTTCAGGAAGGAGATAGCCAAGGCCGAGAACCCAGAGGAGTTCAGGAAGCAGAAAATTAAGGAGTACAGGGAGAAGTTCGCCAACCCCTACGTGGCGGCTGCTCGCGGTTATATCGATGATGTCATCGATCCTGCTGAAACGAGAGCTAAGATAATCCTCGCCCTTGAGGCCTTGGAGGGTAAGCGCGTTAAACTGCCGCCGAAGAAGCACGGCAACATACCACTGTGA
- a CDS encoding metallophosphoesterase, giving the protein MKVGIMSDTHDNLGAIRRAVDFFNREGVDLVLHAGDYVAPFVARELSRLKAPLKGVFGNNDGEREGLKRTLGIKDEILVLDIGGMKTVVIHGTDERLIEALAKSQLYDIVIRGHTHRQGIEEVGRTIIVNPGEVCGYLTGIKSVAILDIREREVRIVNLETGDIIGLMSL; this is encoded by the coding sequence ATGAAGGTCGGGATAATGAGCGACACCCATGATAATTTGGGGGCAATAAGGAGGGCCGTCGACTTCTTCAACCGCGAGGGGGTTGACCTCGTCCTCCACGCGGGTGACTACGTGGCTCCTTTCGTAGCCAGGGAGCTCTCTAGACTCAAGGCACCACTTAAGGGCGTCTTCGGGAACAACGATGGCGAGAGGGAGGGTCTAAAGAGGACCCTTGGCATAAAGGATGAAATCCTCGTCCTTGATATAGGGGGCATGAAGACTGTGGTCATTCACGGAACCGACGAGAGGCTAATCGAGGCCCTCGCCAAGAGCCAGCTCTACGACATCGTAATAAGGGGCCACACCCACAGGCAGGGGATAGAGGAAGTCGGGAGAACAATAATTGTGAATCCCGGAGAGGTCTGCGGTTATCTAACCGGAATCAAGAGTGTTGCCATCCTGGACATTCGGGAGAGGGAGGTTAGAATAGTAAACCTTGAAACAGGTGATATTATTGGCCTGATGAGCCTTTGA
- a CDS encoding nascent polypeptide-associated complex protein, whose translation MLPMNPKQLRKLMKQINMEELEGVSEVIIRMGDREIIIKNPTVTVIKAMGEKSYQILGGVEEVRELLKIPEEDIRLVMEQAGVDYETAKRALEETKGDIAEAIIRLTEGQ comes from the coding sequence ATGCTCCCTATGAATCCAAAACAGCTCAGGAAGCTTATGAAGCAGATAAACATGGAGGAGCTCGAAGGAGTTAGCGAGGTTATAATAAGGATGGGGGACAGGGAAATAATCATAAAGAACCCGACGGTGACAGTAATAAAGGCCATGGGAGAGAAGAGTTACCAGATTCTCGGAGGCGTCGAGGAGGTTAGGGAGCTTCTGAAGATTCCGGAGGAGGATATAAGGCTCGTGATGGAGCAGGCTGGGGTTGACTATGAGACTGCGAAGAGGGCATTGGAGGAAACGAAGGGGGATATAGCGGAGGCGATAATAAGGCTCACGGAGGGGCAATAA
- a CDS encoding Gins 23 protein: protein MLTGKALIPVKVIRSFGSWKEGDMILLEDWKARELWESGVVEVLDEVEKVIGEIDKVISEERKSEPLTPIPEGLYERAEFYIYYLERYIRERAGESVEVINTKMAKLTNLKKKYNHLKELRFKKILEAVRLRPGSMEILTRLSPEERRIYLQMSRIRNEWLGER from the coding sequence ATGCTAACGGGCAAGGCCTTGATTCCAGTCAAGGTCATCAGGTCCTTTGGGAGCTGGAAAGAAGGAGATATGATACTTCTGGAGGATTGGAAGGCTAGGGAGCTCTGGGAGAGCGGAGTGGTTGAGGTTCTGGATGAGGTTGAGAAGGTCATAGGAGAGATAGACAAAGTTATAAGCGAGGAGAGAAAAAGTGAACCCCTTACGCCCATCCCAGAGGGCCTCTATGAGCGAGCGGAGTTCTACATCTATTACCTTGAGCGATATATCCGTGAAAGGGCAGGAGAAAGCGTCGAGGTAATAAACACAAAGATGGCGAAGCTCACGAACCTGAAGAAAAAATACAACCACCTCAAGGAACTTAGATTCAAGAAGATCCTTGAGGCCGTTAGGCTGAGGCCTGGCAGTATGGAGATACTCACCCGCCTCTCTCCAGAAGAAAGGAGGATATATCTCCAGATGTCCCGCATCAGGAACGAGTGGCTCGGCGAGAGGTGA
- a CDS encoding translation initiation factor IF-2 subunit beta gives MEIDYYDYEKLLEKAYEELPENVKHHKSRFEVPGALVTIEGNKTIIENFKDIAEALNRDPQHVLKFLLREIATAGTLEGRRVILQGRFTPYLIANKLKKYIKEYVICQVCGSPDTKILKRDRFYFLKCEACGAETPIQHL, from the coding sequence ATGGAGATAGACTATTACGATTATGAAAAGCTGCTTGAGAAGGCTTACGAGGAGCTTCCCGAGAACGTCAAGCACCACAAGTCCCGTTTTGAGGTTCCAGGTGCTCTCGTCACGATTGAGGGCAACAAAACGATAATAGAGAACTTCAAAGACATAGCCGAGGCCCTGAACAGGGATCCTCAGCACGTCCTGAAGTTCCTACTCAGAGAGATAGCTACCGCTGGAACGCTCGAAGGAAGGCGTGTCATCCTTCAGGGTCGCTTTACGCCATATCTCATAGCCAACAAGCTAAAGAAGTACATCAAGGAGTACGTTATCTGCCAGGTATGTGGTAGTCCGGACACCAAGATACTCAAGAGGGACAGGTTCTACTTCCTCAAGTGTGAGGCCTGCGGTGCCGAGACCCCAATTCAGCATCTCTGA
- a CDS encoding OadG family protein, with the protein MVIGGLMEGLSITVLGVTVVFGVLGILAVTMYAIGWLERRLVEKEDGGEEPVQESPPKKGLDEKKIAVITAAIMAYLDQKRPKELPIKRKPSEAWWLSGVTSHVGEVENFNYKLGKW; encoded by the coding sequence ATGGTGATTGGGGGGCTTATGGAGGGTCTTAGCATAACCGTCCTCGGTGTCACCGTCGTCTTCGGTGTTCTCGGAATACTGGCGGTTACTATGTACGCCATTGGATGGCTCGAGAGGCGCCTCGTTGAGAAGGAGGATGGTGGTGAGGAGCCGGTTCAAGAGAGTCCACCAAAGAAGGGTCTTGATGAGAAGAAGATTGCCGTGATAACGGCCGCCATAATGGCGTATCTGGACCAGAAAAGGCCTAAGGAGCTCCCGATTAAGAGGAAGCCTTCCGAAGCCTGGTGGCTTTCCGGTGTAACAAGCCATGTTGGAGAGGTCGAGAACTTCAACTACAAGCTCGGGAAGTGGTGA
- the rtcA gene encoding RNA 3'-terminal phosphate cyclase, whose amino-acid sequence MITIDGSYGEGGGQILRTAVALSAITGTPVRIINIRANRLNPGLRPQHLHAILALKELSGARVKGASVGSRELEFHPGKLKGGKVRVPIKTAGSITLVLQALLPAAAFAEREVEFEITGGTDVPWSPPVDYLKNVTLFALDRMGLRAKLEIRRRGHYPKGGGLVVGQVEPWMEKKPLRVEKLGKVIGFEGISHATNLPAHVAERQARAARERLREFYDAPVEIATEVSRSLGPGSGIVVWAETDCLRLGGDALGERGKPAEKVGREAAEELLSQLEKGACVDKFLGDQLIPFLAFTGGEIEVAEVTRHLVTNVWVVEKFFGKVFEVEGEIGKPGKVKVVRRVEI is encoded by the coding sequence GTGATAACGATAGACGGAAGCTACGGTGAGGGCGGAGGACAGATACTGAGGACTGCCGTAGCTCTTTCTGCAATAACGGGTACGCCTGTAAGGATAATAAACATCAGAGCCAACAGGCTGAATCCCGGCTTGAGGCCTCAGCACCTTCACGCGATACTAGCCCTCAAGGAGCTGAGCGGAGCGAGGGTGAAGGGAGCGAGTGTAGGGTCGCGGGAGCTGGAGTTCCATCCCGGAAAATTAAAAGGTGGAAAAGTCCGGGTTCCGATAAAGACCGCGGGTAGCATAACCCTTGTCCTCCAGGCCCTTCTTCCGGCCGCGGCCTTTGCGGAGCGGGAGGTTGAGTTTGAGATAACAGGTGGAACGGACGTCCCCTGGTCGCCCCCCGTTGACTACCTGAAGAACGTTACGCTCTTCGCCTTGGATAGGATGGGTCTCAGGGCTAAGCTCGAAATAAGGCGGCGTGGCCATTACCCAAAGGGAGGGGGCCTCGTCGTCGGCCAGGTAGAACCATGGATGGAGAAGAAGCCTCTGCGGGTGGAGAAGCTCGGAAAGGTCATTGGCTTTGAAGGTATAAGCCACGCCACCAACCTTCCAGCCCACGTCGCCGAAAGGCAGGCAAGAGCCGCCAGAGAAAGGCTTAGGGAGTTCTACGACGCCCCTGTAGAGATAGCCACGGAAGTTTCTCGCTCCCTCGGGCCCGGGAGCGGAATAGTTGTCTGGGCAGAGACGGACTGCCTGAGACTCGGAGGAGACGCCCTCGGGGAAAGGGGAAAGCCGGCGGAGAAGGTGGGAAGGGAGGCTGCCGAGGAGCTCCTATCCCAGCTGGAGAAGGGGGCGTGCGTTGACAAGTTCCTTGGAGATCAGCTGATACCTTTTCTGGCCTTCACCGGCGGCGAGATTGAAGTTGCCGAGGTCACGAGGCACCTCGTGACGAATGTGTGGGTCGTGGAGAAGTTCTTCGGGAAAGTTTTTGAAGTCGAGGGGGAAATAGGAAAGCCAGGCAAGGTTAAGGTAGTCAGGAGGGTAGAGATATGA
- a CDS encoding MCM2/3/5 family DNA replication licensing factor — MDRDEMINRFVSFLREYADESGEPVYKERINDILTVTPKRSISIDWTHLNSFDPELAEELLNNPEESIAAAEDAIQIVLKEDFFKEEPPKVHARFFNLPETLLVKEIGAEHINRFIQVEGIITRVSEIKPFVRTAVFVCRDCYNEMIRVQRPYGGMTKVTRCEQCGSKNIELDVNKSSFINFQTFRLQDRPESLKGGQMPRFIDAVLLDDLVDTALPGDRVLVTGILRVVQEKGDKTPIFRKIIEVNHIEPLSKEMEELEITPEEEQKIRELAKRKDIVDAIVDSIAPAIYGYREVKKGIALALFGGVPRTLPDGTRLRGDIHVLLVGDPGVAKCVDYHTKVLLADGSLKEIGEIVEKAIEKAKVEGTLETVDDGFYAPIDLELYALDAKTLKVRKVKANIAWKRTAPKKMFRIKTANGREIRVTPTHPFFTFEDGHFRTKKAEELRVGDFIAVPRRENEPRIVPETEDESLRKLLEESDIFWDRVVEIEEYKPEHGWVYDLQVPEHHNFIANDIFVHNSQLLRYVANLAPRAIYTSGKSSSAAGLTAAAVRDEFTGGWVLEAGALVLADGGFAMIDEIDKMSDRDRSVIHEALEQQSYHRNFELLLADGRKVKIGEFVDEIIERNRDRVIIGKDTEILPVEDVYILAYDPKRGQIVRVRADRVSRHKPPEKFIQIKLENGREILVTPEHPVLVWENGVKEVPAEDLRPGDFAIGVREYPPLGEEEGDIEAVLRNLFKEGSNRFKKGARIPPEVFRFRRELLEELVRRIWTIRGRGLNGKPVIRFPSRELAEDFQDLLLFLGVCSTLREGVGSFSLIVQERECIKRLEEITGKRFGEGREEKVPGDFGRAILEAADLLGLRIPAGSRSRLRRKVVSRNIVLKYSQQVQETIERLKRAIENDDMERVVEILPKWRLYYEHGISPFSLRRRLSDEKIRKIVKEEATKRLEKAEKLIEFVERNLERIRFVRIVAVNEVPNKDSEWVYDVTVEPHHLFVSHGLVLHNTISISKAGITATLNARATVIAAANPKHGRFNRMKPISEQLDLPPTLLSRFDLIFVLIDEPDEEIDSAIATHILRVRRGESEVVTPKIPHDLLRKYIAYARKNVHPVISEEAIEEIRKYYVKMRRSAKRLTEKDEEGIRPIPITPRQLEALIRLSEAHAKMRLSPIVTREDAREAIKLIEFTLGQIARDEEGQIDVTILEVGQSAKKLSKVEKILAIIEKLEKVNEKGAYIEDILEEASRAGIERKEARDIIEKLLRGGQIYMPETGYYKTL, encoded by the coding sequence TTGGATAGGGATGAGATGATAAATCGCTTCGTCAGTTTCCTCCGTGAATATGCCGACGAATCTGGCGAACCCGTTTACAAAGAAAGGATAAATGATATTCTGACGGTGACTCCCAAGCGCTCCATATCCATAGATTGGACACATCTAAACTCCTTTGACCCAGAACTCGCCGAAGAACTTCTAAATAATCCTGAAGAGAGCATAGCGGCGGCAGAGGATGCCATCCAGATAGTGCTGAAGGAAGACTTCTTCAAGGAGGAACCCCCCAAGGTTCACGCCCGGTTCTTCAATCTTCCTGAGACACTCCTCGTCAAGGAAATCGGGGCCGAACACATAAACAGGTTCATTCAAGTGGAAGGGATAATAACAAGGGTGAGTGAGATAAAGCCCTTCGTCAGGACGGCGGTCTTCGTGTGTCGGGACTGTTACAATGAGATGATTCGCGTCCAGAGGCCTTACGGCGGCATGACAAAGGTTACCCGCTGCGAACAGTGCGGGAGCAAGAACATCGAGCTCGATGTCAACAAGAGCTCCTTCATAAACTTCCAGACCTTCCGCCTCCAGGACAGGCCCGAGAGCCTAAAGGGCGGCCAAATGCCCCGCTTCATCGATGCAGTACTCCTCGACGACCTCGTCGATACGGCCCTCCCGGGTGATAGAGTCCTCGTTACCGGAATACTCAGGGTGGTGCAGGAGAAGGGAGACAAGACGCCGATCTTCAGGAAGATCATAGAGGTCAACCACATAGAGCCCCTCAGCAAGGAGATGGAGGAACTTGAAATTACTCCAGAGGAGGAGCAGAAGATAAGAGAGCTCGCTAAGAGAAAGGACATCGTGGATGCCATCGTGGATTCCATAGCACCCGCCATATATGGATACAGGGAGGTAAAGAAAGGCATAGCTCTGGCCCTTTTTGGCGGTGTTCCGAGAACGCTTCCGGATGGAACAAGGCTGAGGGGAGACATTCACGTTCTGCTCGTGGGCGACCCAGGAGTTGCCAAGTGCGTTGATTACCACACGAAGGTTCTGCTTGCCGATGGGAGCTTAAAGGAGATTGGTGAAATAGTTGAAAAGGCTATTGAGAAAGCTAAAGTGGAAGGAACGCTCGAAACTGTTGATGATGGCTTCTATGCGCCAATTGACCTCGAACTCTACGCTCTCGACGCAAAAACGCTGAAGGTCAGAAAGGTCAAGGCCAACATCGCTTGGAAGAGAACCGCTCCGAAGAAGATGTTCAGGATAAAGACCGCGAACGGGCGCGAGATTAGGGTCACCCCAACTCACCCGTTCTTCACATTTGAGGACGGACATTTCCGGACGAAAAAGGCCGAGGAGCTCAGGGTTGGAGACTTCATAGCCGTACCAAGAAGAGAGAACGAACCGAGGATAGTGCCCGAAACAGAAGACGAAAGCCTAAGGAAACTCCTTGAAGAGTCGGACATCTTCTGGGATAGAGTAGTCGAAATTGAAGAGTATAAGCCAGAGCACGGGTGGGTCTACGACCTTCAGGTCCCGGAGCACCACAACTTCATAGCCAACGATATTTTTGTCCACAACAGCCAGCTTCTCCGCTACGTGGCCAATTTAGCTCCCAGGGCCATCTACACTTCTGGAAAGTCCAGTTCGGCGGCCGGGCTTACGGCCGCCGCCGTCCGCGATGAGTTCACGGGTGGCTGGGTGCTTGAGGCGGGCGCCCTCGTCCTTGCCGACGGCGGCTTTGCGATGATCGATGAAATAGATAAGATGAGCGACCGCGATAGGAGCGTAATCCACGAGGCCCTAGAGCAGCAGAGCTACCACAGGAACTTCGAGCTCCTTCTAGCTGATGGAAGGAAGGTAAAGATAGGCGAGTTCGTGGACGAAATAATTGAGAGGAACCGCGATAGGGTGATAATAGGCAAGGACACAGAAATCCTGCCCGTCGAGGACGTCTACATCCTCGCGTACGATCCTAAGAGGGGCCAGATAGTCAGGGTAAGGGCTGACCGCGTAAGCAGACACAAGCCACCCGAGAAGTTCATTCAGATTAAGCTCGAGAACGGAAGGGAGATTCTTGTCACGCCAGAGCACCCGGTTCTTGTATGGGAGAATGGTGTCAAGGAGGTTCCTGCCGAAGATCTTAGACCAGGAGACTTTGCAATAGGCGTTAGAGAGTACCCACCCCTCGGAGAAGAAGAGGGAGATATTGAAGCTGTTTTAAGAAATCTGTTCAAAGAAGGGAGCAACAGGTTCAAGAAGGGGGCAAGAATTCCGCCAGAGGTCTTTAGATTTAGAAGAGAGCTCCTAGAAGAACTCGTCAGGAGGATATGGACAATTAGAGGCAGGGGACTGAACGGGAAGCCCGTGATTAGATTCCCATCAAGGGAGCTGGCGGAGGACTTCCAGGACCTTCTGCTATTCCTGGGAGTTTGCTCTACGCTCAGAGAGGGAGTGGGAAGCTTCTCGCTAATAGTGCAGGAAAGAGAATGCATTAAAAGGTTGGAAGAAATCACGGGCAAGCGATTCGGCGAAGGAAGGGAGGAGAAGGTGCCCGGGGACTTTGGAAGGGCAATTCTGGAGGCCGCTGACCTCTTAGGCTTAAGGATTCCAGCCGGGAGCAGGTCGAGGCTCAGGCGCAAGGTAGTTTCCCGGAATATAGTCCTCAAGTATTCCCAACAGGTTCAGGAGACCATTGAAAGGCTGAAGCGGGCAATCGAGAATGATGACATGGAGAGGGTCGTGGAAATTCTTCCCAAGTGGAGGCTTTACTACGAGCACGGGATATCTCCCTTTTCCCTAAGGCGAAGGCTGAGTGATGAGAAGATTAGAAAAATTGTGAAGGAAGAGGCAACAAAACGGCTTGAAAAGGCTGAAAAGCTAATAGAATTCGTGGAAAGGAACCTAGAGAGGATAAGATTCGTTAGAATCGTTGCCGTCAATGAAGTTCCCAACAAGGACTCCGAATGGGTCTACGACGTCACAGTTGAGCCCCACCATCTCTTCGTATCCCATGGCCTCGTGCTCCATAACACCATCAGCATATCGAAGGCAGGTATAACGGCTACGCTGAACGCGAGGGCCACGGTTATTGCCGCAGCAAACCCGAAACACGGCCGCTTTAACCGCATGAAACCCATCTCGGAGCAGCTCGACCTACCCCCAACCCTCTTGAGCAGGTTCGACCTAATTTTTGTCCTCATAGACGAGCCGGACGAGGAGATAGACAGCGCCATCGCGACCCACATACTCCGTGTCAGGAGGGGAGAGAGTGAGGTCGTCACGCCCAAGATCCCCCATGACCTTCTCCGGAAGTACATAGCCTACGCAAGGAAGAACGTCCATCCCGTGATAAGCGAGGAGGCCATAGAGGAGATAAGGAAGTACTACGTGAAGATGAGAAGGAGCGCAAAGAGACTTACTGAAAAAGACGAGGAAGGGATAAGGCCAATACCCATAACCCCGAGGCAGCTCGAAGCTTTAATTCGTCTAAGCGAAGCACATGCCAAGATGAGGCTCAGCCCCATAGTGACGAGAGAGGATGCCAGAGAGGCCATAAAGCTCATAGAGTTCACTCTTGGGCAGATTGCCAGGGATGAGGAGGGACAGATAGATGTGACAATACTTGAAGTCGGACAGAGTGCTAAGAAGCTCAGCAAGGTCGAGAAGATACTTGCGATTATAGAAAAGCTTGAGAAGGTTAACGAGAAGGGTGCTTACATTGAGGACATTCTCGAAGAGGCGAGCAGAGCTGGAATAGAGAGAAAGGAAGCGAGAGATATAATAGAGAAGCTCCTCAGAGGGGGCCAGATATATATGCCTGAGACCGGCTACTACAAGACCCTCTGA
- a CDS encoding M42 family metallopeptidase, translating into MVDYELLKKVVEAPGVSGYEFLGIRDVVIEAFEPYVDEIRVDKLGNVIAHKKGSGPKVMLAAHMDQIGLMVTHIEKNGFLRVAPIGGIDPRTLIAQRFKVWVDKDKFIYGVGGSVPPHIQKPEDRKKAPDWDQIFIDIGAESKEEAEEMGVRIGTIITWDGRLERLGKHRFVSIAFDDRIAVYTLIKTAQELGETDADIYFVATVQEEVGLRGAKVSAFGIEPDYGFAIDVTIAADVPGTPEHKQVTQLGKGTAIKIMDRSVICHPTIVKWMEELAKKYEIPYQWDILLGGGTDAGAIHLTKAGIPTGAISVPARYIHSNAEVVDERDVDASVKLMVKVLEHIHELQL; encoded by the coding sequence ATGGTGGACTACGAGCTCCTTAAGAAGGTCGTTGAGGCTCCGGGCGTTTCTGGATACGAGTTCCTTGGCATAAGGGATGTCGTCATAGAGGCCTTCGAGCCCTACGTTGATGAGATAAGGGTCGACAAGCTCGGAAACGTCATAGCCCACAAGAAGGGCAGTGGGCCTAAGGTCATGCTTGCGGCACATATGGATCAGATTGGCCTTATGGTCACCCACATAGAGAAGAACGGCTTCCTCCGCGTCGCGCCGATAGGGGGCATTGATCCCAGAACCCTAATCGCCCAGCGCTTCAAGGTCTGGGTTGACAAGGACAAGTTCATCTATGGAGTCGGAGGCTCAGTTCCACCCCACATCCAGAAGCCCGAGGACAGGAAGAAGGCTCCTGACTGGGACCAAATATTCATAGACATCGGTGCTGAGAGCAAGGAAGAGGCCGAGGAGATGGGCGTCCGCATAGGCACCATAATAACCTGGGACGGCCGTCTTGAGAGGCTTGGCAAGCATCGTTTCGTCAGCATAGCCTTCGACGACAGGATAGCCGTCTATACCCTCATCAAGACCGCGCAGGAGCTAGGCGAGACTGATGCTGACATATACTTCGTTGCAACTGTCCAGGAGGAGGTAGGTCTTAGGGGCGCAAAGGTTTCGGCCTTCGGCATCGAGCCAGACTACGGCTTCGCCATTGACGTTACAATAGCCGCTGACGTTCCCGGAACACCGGAGCACAAGCAGGTTACCCAGCTTGGCAAGGGAACTGCTATCAAGATAATGGACCGCTCCGTCATCTGCCACCCGACCATCGTCAAGTGGATGGAGGAGCTCGCCAAGAAGTACGAGATACCTTACCAGTGGGACATTCTCCTCGGTGGGGGAACTGATGCAGGTGCAATACACCTCACTAAGGCCGGCATCCCGACTGGAGCAATTAGCGTTCCGGCCCGCTACATCCACTCCAACGCCGAGGTCGTGGACGAGAGGGACGTGGATGCTAGCGTCAAGTTGATGGTTAAGGTGCTCGAGCACATCCATGAGCTCCAGCTTTAG